The DNA region CAGCTTCCCCTATCTTCACATTTCATTTCACCTTTTCTACAACCAAATATATTTCATAGTTTCTGATATCTcagttacatatacatgtactgtcataTTTCTTGTATCACCAGTATTCATCCAGTAGTATCTATATTATACATTGAATTTTATCCGAACTAAATATTGAATCCTCTTTCaatgttcattacttcctgtatctAATTCACAGGCTGAACATGTgcattatttataaatgaactttgaactttcaatgtaaatgtaaatatcagtTCACATATCCTGATATGTACGAGTGAGCTACACAGTTAattgtatacagataaatagaCCGAACATACACAAACACATATACCTCAGTGACATCTACTggtaaacattataaaaaattatatggATCAATTATCGAGTGTTAAAAGAGACTGCGAACTTATTATAACTCTGACTTGATAAATAGGTTGGACTTATTTAATaatgattatacatgtatatcgaaacaaaatatatattcaaggaGATACGATCATCAAGAGTGCCGGGGGTTACAGATGCAGTTCCCGCTAGTAAATGTTACTCTGCATTTAGATGTCGATGTCACGAGTAATTAACCACGCAGCACATATTTAAAGTACACACCAGTTTTATGTAACAACAAGGAAACCTCAAACACAACCATGATATTGAAAAAAGTCCTTTCTAAATACTTAAGCGTGGTGAATGAAGTCTGGTAAGTTATGCAGTGTGTATGATGAAACGATTCCCCCCAATATGTCATCAGGAAAGTAGTACCAAAAGAAATGGTGATAATAATATTACTTATGGTGTTCAAGATATATCTAAAAATCAAAAATTGAAGCGTTCCGATTGGCATTTAATTTCAGactatatatttttcatatattttaaaattatattggATTTACTAATGGCAATTAGCTATTTGTACAAAGTAATAAACAACAGAATATTGTCTCTCTCATTAGGCCCTaaactatcttatggtaggaaGATGTTATGAAGCATTGTATGGTGGCGAGTTTGCCTGAACGTAGACAAGAAACAAATGATCACCACGGTATAAACATGTTCCCCAACGAATGACTCTCGTTAGTTTATTTAAcgaactaactcgagtttgatcaACATGATAAAGTTGCATGTTTTCAGTAATTGTTTTTGTGCAATAAATAAACCCGTGTATattgtttcatatttcataaattttatttgaaaacaaacaaaaaataaattagcACACAAATTAGTATACAATTCAATTTGGATTTcgtttacatgtaaatgtttaaatGGCACTGTTTTGTTGTCATCGTAACAAAGCAATGAAAAACatgatatcaatataaaagTAGCGCATAAGACGATTCCATTTTTTCATGGGTACAAAACATGGAACAAAATTGGAATTTTTCCGCTGTTTCTGTTGCGTGAATAAATTACTAAACACTCTCTACAAtaattttctttctcttttcaTCCTCAACACAGTCTGGGTATATGGCACAAGCAGCGTCAACATTTATGCTTTTCAAAGCCTATGATATGAAGATCGAAATCAGAAGGGAGTCACCCTGTTTTAGAAGATCACATTTCTTTTACTTCCATTCAACACTCCGTTCTATATTCGCGTTCACTTGCAGACTTTCATTTTACGGGACATTCTTGTTATTTGTAATGTTAATCAACGGCTTTAGACTAGAGGTGATTCTGTAGAAAGTTCTGAAGGTGTTACTGTGGTGACGTCACCACTGACGTTGTTCTGTTCAATTCCAACAGTCGGCTCTTCCGTCACCACGCTGTCCTGAACGGGCTGTACTAATGAAGGATCTTTTGCAATTTGTTCCACTACGTTCATTGGTTCAATGAATTGCTGTAATTCTGGAACCGTTACACGATTTGACGAACTAGTTGGGATATCGAATGCGCTGTTGTCGGTTTTCGCTAATGGCATACTTTCAAATGCGCCCTGGAATCCACCAAGATCATTATCGGATGAAACAGTTCCGGCTATAGAAACGGCTGGGTCCTCTGGTTTGCACATGCGCTGTGTACATTCAGCCTAAAATAAAATAGGATTAGTTATAAATTTGCACAGAAAATATGCAGTCGCAATATAGTAATATATATGCTAATAAATCACAAATTCTGCTGTAAGGTTCTGATATTAGTACGACAGAAAAAACTGAGcgttatgttttaatttttatgatttgaaaataactcttaataacaaaacaaatccTTAAGAGAGGTGGTCGATTTGTTCGGTTTTTATATGAGATATTACAGACACTTACCGCTCCGTACATGTTGTTACAGGAACAAGTGTTGCCACAGACATCAATAGTGATAGATCCACCCAGAGGTATAAAGGTGTAGTCAAGACGACATCCTAAACGGCACTCACACTGGGCAGAAGGAATGTGGCTAGGACAGATGTATTCCTCCGCGGTCACGCATTCAGCGCCAGTGTTACAACCACTGGAAACAAAAAAGCAAAGatacaaaaaatgttcaaaagtTTTTGATGTAAAAACCTTATAAAAACCGTTATTTCCTTTTCATCTACTGTATTTAAcgtacagaatgtatatatatgcaataagTTTAATAgctttatatgtaaaatgtcattaaattacatgtacttacgtTGTTTGACAGCTCGAGCTCTGTTTCTCTTCTCCGACCCCGAGGAGTATTTGATCCGTGTCCTTAACTCCGACATCCGGGAATGACATATCGGGAACCCCTGGGCTTGTTGGATCAGATACAATATCAAAAGCATCGGTAATAACAACTGGAGTGATAACAGGGGGTTCTGCTCCATTTCCGGGCTCTGTAACAACAACAGGGCTTATAACAGGAAGTAATCCTtctaaaccggaagtgacgtcaacAGTTGAGGAATCGGGTACTTTCGTATGAGCCTCGTTTTTGCTTTGCTCCTGAACCACCGGTTTCCCATCAGCATCCACATTTTTGGTGTTGAAGCCGATACCAGGCTGGAGACCTGTAATAGGGACACGGTCTACAGGTAGGGTGTCCACTCCCTGGATATTGAAATCCATAGGAAGTAAATTACTCTGGTCAAATCCCGGATTAATTCCTGAAGCAGCAATAGGGTCGATGAAACCTGTATTTACCATCTGGTTTTGTTGGGGAGCAACGGCATGCTGTATAGCAGTTGCTCGTGGATGAAAGGTGTTGATATTGGCTGGGAAGTTTGGTCTGTAAAATGGGCCATGTCCTCGAGTTGGGTAGACGGTTCCCATGCTGTTCTGGATTGAGTAGGTTGGGGGCAATCTTTGGTAGTAGACTTCAGGAGGCATAATGATACGCTTGTGGATGACTGGTCTGTAGATTTTCCTCTGGTATATCAAGTGGCCACTAGATAGAGGTAAGGCCCCAAACATCGCTACAGCAAACAGTAGAATGGCATTCATTGTGTCC from Argopecten irradians isolate NY chromosome 5, Ai_NY, whole genome shotgun sequence includes:
- the LOC138324590 gene encoding uncharacterized protein, which gives rise to MNAILLFAVAMFGALPLSSGHLIYQRKIYRPVIHKRIIMPPEVYYQRLPPTYSIQNSMGTVYPTRGHGPFYRPNFPANINTFHPRATAIQHAVAPQQNQMVNTGFIDPIAASGINPGFDQSNLLPMDFNIQGVDTLPVDRVPITGLQPGIGFNTKNVDADGKPVVQEQSKNEAHTKVPDSSTVDVTSGLEGLLPVISPVVVTEPGNGAEPPVITPVVITDAFDIVSDPTSPGVPDMSFPDVGVKDTDQILLGVGEEKQSSSCQTTGCNTGAECVTAEEYICPSHIPSAQCECRLGCRLDYTFIPLGGSITIDVCGNTCSCNNMYGAAECTQRMCKPEDPAVSIAGTVSSDNDLGGFQGAFESMPLAKTDNSAFDIPTSSSNRVTVPELQQFIEPMNVVEQIAKDPSLVQPVQDSVVTEEPTVGIEQNNVSGDVTTVTPSELSTESPLV